In Vanacampus margaritifer isolate UIUO_Vmar chromosome 18, RoL_Vmar_1.0, whole genome shotgun sequence, a genomic segment contains:
- the ogfod3 gene encoding 2-oxoglutarate and iron-dependent oxygenase domain-containing protein 3 isoform X2 gives MAPVRQRNAKGLHSTEIGKKIKRGNALRQGTAWWSTRGLTTLLLVTLCLCGAATWLYVTSLDSDITETLVSQRDHVSPEPRVYIVQCSEDYENYKRYPGCTPQKCGRAVADDVVTREEAQVLRRLAERGLQLAGSEGGASILDLHSGALSMGSQFVNIYRYFGEQIQDVFTEKDFQLYRDVRKRIQTVIAETFDLDQTLMYLTKPTFFSRINSTIAMTQHDEYWHPHIDKVTYGSFDYTSLLYLSDYGSDFTGGRFVFMDQNGNRTVEPKAECLFFPPAPRTSTVWRR, from the exons ATGGCGCCCGTCCGACAGAGAAATGCGAAAGGCCTGCATTCGACTGAGATTGGGAAGAAAATCAAAAG GGGTAATGCACTGCGACAGGGCACTGCCTGGTGGAGTACCAGAGGGCTAACCACTTTGTTGCTGGTTACTCTTTGTTTGTGTGGGGCAGCTACTTGGTTATATGTCACTTCTTTGGATAGTGACATAACAGAAACTTTGGTCAGCCAACGTGACCATGTGTCCCCAGAGCCCAGGGTTTACATCGTCCAGTGCTCAGAAGACTATGAGAACTACAAACGCTACCCAG GATGCACCCCTCAAAAGTGTGGGCGTGCTGTCGCGGACGACGTGGTGACAAGGGAGGAAGCTCAGGTCCTCAGGAG gctGGCTGAGAGGGGACTTCAACTGGCTGGATCAGAGGGAGGA GCCTCCATCTTGGACCTGCACTCAGGAGCATTGTCAATGGGGTCGCAATTTGTCAACATTTACAG ATATTTTGGGGAACAGATCCAGGATGTGTTCACAGAAAAGGATTTCCAACTTTACAG AGATGTACGCAAGCGAATCCAGACAGTGATTGCCGAGACGTTTGACTTAGACCAAACACTGATGTACCTCACCAAGCCCACCTTCTTCTCCAGGATCAACTCGACAATCGCTATGACCCAACATGACGAGTACTGGCACCCGCACATAGATAAG GTCACCTATGGTTCGTTTGACTACACATCCCTTCTGTACCTTTCTGATTATGGCTCAGACTTCACTGGAGGAAGATTTGTCTTCATGGACCAAAATGGCAATAGGACCGTAGAACCAAAG